A window from Toxoplasma gondii ME49 chromosome IX, whole genome shotgun sequence encodes these proteins:
- a CDS encoding HEAT repeat-containing protein (encoded by transcript TGME49_266280), with amino-acid sequence MAAASPSAPPPPPPTHHVVVPRPPAGPQFFVDQKRGELYELRQVLRSLPTERDVTKQRDALKKLIAYMTVGLDVSRLFADVVMLASTADLVQKKMIYQYLTNYADTNPSLSLLAINTFQKDCNDEDPRLRGLALRSLCSLRLSCMLEYIEPAARKGASDPSPYVRRAAVMGMLKVCKLLQELMATDEESSLQRIDEIRQRLHEALFDDDPQVTINAICALNELEAETGGLQVTKKIATHFLNRIKRFSEWGVCVILNLVASYQPETEEEAFDVMNILDDKLKSSSAAVVLGCANCFLELTRGNAELRKQVYCRLKPPLLTLATTGYPEIAHTILRHILLIVQTGGEDAVEIFAGESRQLFCRYTDPSYLKATKLQTLAAIATENNCVDMIAEIREYVCDADADIARQSLAALGVIACRIPSAADDVVTLLLSFVEMELADFLASAAFVILRDILRKYTKMISRLVEAIRIYALRLSDGEGVAAVVWMLGEFSKNIDDAPYILEEIVDRFDEEPPVVRMELLTAATKTFFNYPGEMQPILGKLLEKAVNDTSNPDIHDKALFYYRFLKTSLQDARRILSTPLPPAEELESSADRELSERLLEEFNSLAVVYRLPSSAFLCVSPIPFRGKLALPANASAAKRGALAPALFLDGREGRGTEREQERDQQRERARERARERGENDLDALEVRHESFRESDERRHLSEESQGEQRGRSNQLGDLLLALEADTAADLLDRQREDSRDNGARVSSGASREAPASDRLRLASSVTLDSATFQRLWEEAEDAQTLNEVHAVPQFSPFLSAADDVQALGDAFEVAAAQSRIFTMASGVLGDVLKMFFYGEDEDETLYLCELQLTLAPPEAPELSLAVKAAAPKSDFSATGKPSEIKSSRQREFAAVLRRALDRHAEFRTSHNLV; translated from the exons ATGGCAGCTGCGTCCCCAtctgctcctcctccccCGCCGCCAACACACCATGTCGTTGTTCCTCGGCCCCCTGCGGGTCCGCAGTTCTTCGTTGACCAGAAGCGA GGCGAGCTGTATGAGTTGCGGCAAGTCTTGCGGAGCTTGCCGACCGAGAGGGATGTGACGAAGCAGCGCGACGCTCTGAAAAAGTTGATTGCCTACATGACGGTCGGTCTCGACGTCAGTCGTCTCTTCGCAGATGTTGTCATGCTCGCCTCCACAGCCGACCTCGTTCAGAAGAAAATGATTTACCAGTACCTCACAAACTACGCGG ATACGaatccttctctctcactcttGGCCATCAATACATTCCAGAAGGACTGCAACGATGAGGACCCGCGACTTCGAGGCTTGGCACTTCGcagtctctgctctctgag GCTGAGCTGCATGCTCGAGTACATCGAACCTGCCGCGCGCAAAGGCGCTTCAGATCCAAGTCCTTACGTCCGTCGAGCTGCAGTCATGG gcaTGTTGAAAGTCTGCAAGTTGCTCCAGGAGTTGATGGCGACGGACGAGGAATCGTCGCTGCAACGCATCGACGAAATTCGTCAGCGTCTCCACGAGGCGCTCTTTGACGACGACCCGCAA GTGACAATCAACGCGATCTGCGCGCTGAACGAATTAGAGGCCGAGACCGGCGGTCTGCaggtgacgaagaagattGCGACTCACTTCCTGAACAG AATCAAGCGCTTCTCCGAGTGGGGGGTCTGCGTCATTTTGAATTTGGTTGCCTCCTACCAGCCGgagaccgaggaagaagctttCGACGTGATGAACATTTTGGACGACAAATTGAAGAGCTCCTCGGCAGCCGTCGTGCTC GGGTGTGCCAACTGTTTCCTCGAACTCACTCGGGGGAACGCCGAACTGAGGAAGCAAGTTTACTGCCGCCTGAAGCCTCCGCTCTTGACTCTCGCGACGACAGGGTACCCTGAGATCGCCCACACGATTCTCCGTCACATTCTCCTCATCGTTCAAACAG GGGGCGAGGACGCCGTCGAGATCTTTGCAGGCGAAAGCCGCCAGCTCTTTTGCCGATACACCGATCCGTCCTATTTAAAAGCTACGAAGCTGCAAACGCTCGCTGCTATTGCCACCGAA aacAACTGCGTGGACATGATCGCAGAGATACGCGAGTACGTTTGCgatgcagacgcagacatcGCCCGGCAGAGCCTTGCTGCTCTTGGGGTAATTGCTTGCAGAATCCCCTCTGCAGCAGACGACGTTGTCACTTTG cttctgtcTTTCGTGGAGATGGAACTCGCAgacttcctcgcctccgccgccttcgtcATTCTTCGCGATATTCTCCGAAAATACACGAAA ATGATTTCTCGTCTTGTCGAAGCTATCCGAATCTATGCGTTGCGGCTGTCGGACGGCGAGGGCGTCGCCGCAGTCGTTTGGATGCTCG gAGAATTTTCGAAAAACATTGACGACGCTCCTTACATTTTGGAAGAGATTGTCGATCGCTTTGACGAGGAACCACCAGTCGTCAG aATGGAACTTCTCACGGCTGCGACGAAGACCTTCTTCAACTATCCCGGGGAAATGCAGCCGATCCTGGGCAAACTCCTGGAGAAG gcaGTCAATGATACGTCGAATCCGGACATCCACGACAAGGCCCTATTCTACTACCGTTTTCTGAAAACAAGTTTGCAG GACGCTCGACGCATTCTTTCAACGCCCTTGCCACCGGCTGAAGAACTCGAG TCCTCCGCAGATCGAGAGCTCTCTGAGCGTCTCCTGGAAGAGTTCAACTCTCTCGCCGTTGTCTACCGACTTCCGAGCTCCgcgttcctctgcgtctcgccgaTTCCGTTTCGAGGAAAACTGGCTCTCCCCGCCAACGCGTCTGCTGCGAAACGCGGCGCTCTCGCCCCCGCTCTCTTTCTGGACGGTCGCGAAGGCAGAGGCactgagagagaacaagagagagatcaacagagagagcgagcgagagagcgagcgagagagaggggagagaacgacTTAGACGCGCTCGAAGTGAGGCATGAATCGTTCAGAGAGAGtgacgagaggagacatcTCAGCGAAGAATCGcagggagaacagagaggcaggTCGAATCAACTGGGAGACCTGCTGCTTGCGCTGGAGGCAGATACCGCAGCTGATCTTTTggacagacagcgagaag aCTCTCGTGACAACGGCGCTCGAGTTTCTTCCGGCGCCAGCCGCGAAGCCCCCGCGTCCGACCGTCTGCG tctcgcctcctcggtGACCCTCGACTCCGCAACGTTCCAGCGTCTCTgggaggaggcggaagacgcGCAGACGCTGAACGAAGTACATGCTGTTCCCcagttttctcctttcctctccgcggCCGACGACGTTCAGGCTCTCGGCGACGCCTTTGAAGTCGCTGCGGCGCAAAGCAGGATCTTCACCATG GCTTCCGGTGTTCTCGGGGACGTATTAAAGATGTTTTTTtacggcgaagacgaagacga GACCTTGTATTTGTGTGAACTGCAGCTGACGCTCGCGCCTCCTGAGGCACCCGAGTTGAGTCTGGCGGTAAAGGCGGCGGCACCGAAGTCGGACTTCTCTGCGACTGGGAAACCCTCTGAAATCAAGTcttcgaggcagagagaatTCGCTGCCGTTCTTCGCAGAGCTCTCGACAGACATGCAGAATTCCGGACGAGCCACAATTTGGtgtga
- a CDS encoding hypothetical protein (encoded by transcript TGME49_266300), producing MAMPSCPPQSAYPQAADSTAWNSQQGYYNPQQYADQESCQGSWHPQDSLSAQHVAQPTPQGPSPNQEQLRQQYEQMQQMYEQQCAEQGWRGQQESSASPEMSSPANSVYLPQPAMYGHMTKPIPQVPFHPGYQYAPGISVHYNYYEAAEYTARLEKDQQKLAAKQGEGEKEERTESGESQQEQALKPLFTSTQRLASGQTSCGLPPNSV from the exons ATGGCAATGCCTTCTTGTCCTCCACAGTCCGCGTACCCGCAAGCCGCGGACTCCACCGCGTGGAACTCTCAGCAAGGCTACTACAACCCGCAACAGTACGCTGACCAGGAGAGCTGTCAGGGAAGCTGGCATCCCCAAGATAGTCTCTCCGCGCAGCATGTTGCGCAGCCAACGCCGCAAGGACCGTCTCCGAACCAAGAGCAACTTCGTCAGCAGTACGAGCAGATGCAGCAAATGTACGAGCAACAGTGTGCTGAGCAAGGGTGGCGCGGGCAACAGGAGTCTTCCGCATCCCCAGAAATGTCTTCTCCGGCCAACAGCGTGTACCTGCCACAGCCTGCGATGTACGGGCACATGACAAAACCGATTCCTCAGGTACCCTTCCACCCGGGCTACCAGTATGCGCCAGGAATCAGTGTTCACTACAACTACTATGAAGCTGCTGAGTACACGGCTCGACTGGAGAAGGACCAGCAGAAACTCGCTGCGAAGCAGGGCGAGGGGGAAAAGGAGGAGCGaacagaaagtggagagagccAGCAAGAGCAAGCCTTGAAGCCGCTCTTCACCTCCACGCAGAGACTCGCGTCCGGGCAAAC ATCTTGCGGTTTACCTCCGAACTCGGTCTGA
- a CDS encoding hypothetical protein (encoded by transcript TGME49_266290~Signal peptide predicted by SignalP 2.0 HMM (probability 0.678) with cleavage site probability 0.645 at residue 19): MKRQTSAVSASFAPHNATASPGTRRKNVPGSATDLRGLGGGNTARKNWQLRSTRRVVSTKARLHALNTTRQDSADGVRTLLLCRRGVASRKCGEKGDRRKSEEGDRKERRAPDRRNSRACEKRAQQRRREGRGSGRENLGTTGVNRCLHNEEPTRK, translated from the coding sequence ATGAAAAGACAAACGAGCgccgtttctgcgtctttcgctCCTCACAACGCCACGGCATCTCCCGgaacgcggagaaaaaacgttcCGGGAAGTGCGACAGACCTGCGTGGACTCGGTGGTGGAAacacagcgagaaaaaactggCAGCTTCGGTCAACGAGGCGCGTAGTCAGCACAAAAGcacggctgcatgcgctaaATACGACTAGACAAGACAGCGCGGACGGAGTTCGCACGTTGCTCCTCTGTCGAAGAGGAGTTGCGTCGCGGAaatgtggagagaaaggagatcGGCGAAAAAGTGAAGAGGGCGACAGGAAAGAGCGCCGGGCACCGGACagaaggaactcgagagcCTGCGAAAAAAGAGCTCAGCAGCGTCGGCGTGAAGGTCGAGgcagcggcagagaaaacCTAGGAACGACCGGAGTAAACCGGTGCCTTCATAATGAGGAACCGACCCGGAAGTGA